The nucleotide window GTCGGATGCACCACCTGTTATGCGCAATTCGGCCGGCAAATCGACTCGATCCTCGAAGGGCTGCATCAGTCCTTGCACCACCGCGGCAAAGTGCCGTACCTGGACGACGCACGCGCGCGGCTGCGCGCCGACTTGCAGACCAAACGCTCGCTCTTGCGCACGATGCTGGGCGCGGAGAAGTACGAAGAGGCCGCGCAATTGCGCGACGAAATACGCAGTATCGAGACGGGATTGTACGTCTCGGAATCCGGAGCCGATTAAACCATGCTGTTGGAGAGCCCGGTCGATAAGGCCCCATCCTGGTGCTCAGACAACGGCCCGAGGGCGGAGAGCGCCGTCTTATGTCAATGCACGCTCGTCCGCAACCTTGCCGATTTCCCATTTCCGGACCGCTGTTCGCTGGACGAGAAGGAAAGCGTGGAGCGGCGGCTCTTGTCGGTGTTCGACAGTCTCAATCTGCTCAGCAGCGGCGTGTACTATTCCCTGCCGCGTCTGACCCCGAAAGAGTCCCGGTTCCTGGTTGAGCGCCATTTGATTACGCCGCAGATGCTGCCGCGCAACACGGCGCGGGGCGTATACGTTGCGGAGGACCAGAGCTTCAGCATCATGGTGAACGCGTCCGAACACCTCTGCCTGCGGGCAACCGTTTCCGGCCTGCAGCCCCAGGAAGCATGGGCGCGGCTCAATCTGATGGACGATACCCTCGCAGGCACCCTTGATTTCGCGTTTGACAGGCGCCTGGGGTACCTGACGTCCGTGCTGGCCCATCTGGGCACGGGCCTCAAAGCGAGCACGTTGTTGCATCTGCCCTGCCTGCGCGAAACCGACCGGCTCGAAACCGCGGCCACAACCGCGCGGCGAAGCCATTTCGCCTTTTGCGGCGTCAAGCCCGGTTACGAGGAGTCCCTGCCGGGACGCCGCGCCGGCAAATCCGGCACGAGCGAACTGCGGCGCATCCGCGCGGCGCTCAGTGAATCTCTCTGCAGTACCCTGGAAGGCGTAGCGTGCGGGCATCCCCGCGAGGCGCTCGGCGACCTCTTCCTCCTGGTGAACGAGGGCACGCTGGGAGCGGCGGAAGAAGAAATTACCTTCCATCTGCGCCACGTGGCGGAAGAAATTCTCGCCGCCGAAGATGCAGCTCGGACGGAATTGCTCCGCGAACGTCTCCCGCACGTGGAAGACCGCGTGGGCCGCGCATTGGGCGTCGCGGGCGGCGCCCGGTTGCTGTCGTTTCCAGAGGCCATGGACCTGCTCTCCTCGATACGGCTCGGCGTGGCCGCCGGCTGTCTCGCGGACCGGCCCGTGCAAGAACTGAATGAACTGCTGCTGCGTTCGCAACGCGCTCACCTGGAACTCGTGGCGGGTCATGATTGCGACGAACTTACCCTGTCTGTGGAACGTGCAAATCTGTTTCGGAGCCGGTTTGGGGCTTGAGGGCGCGTCCCTAAACCGCGCATGTGACGGAAGTTCCACGAACGGCGGGCAGATGTAACGCGCTCCGGGGGCGCGAGCACCTTGGTCAAGTGCAAGGACTTGCGCACGCGGCATGCCCGGCATCGAGCAGTGCCCTGTGGGCGAAAGGATGGAACACCTTATGTGGGAACGTTTTACGGAACGCGCGAAACACGTCGTCAGCGCCGCGCGCGAAGAAGCCACCCGGCTCGGCAGTGAATACGTGCGCACGGAACACATCCTGCTCGGCCTGTGCCGTGAGCCGGAGGGCATAGCCGCGAAGGCGCTTGAGAATCTGGGCATTGACATCGACCAGCTCGCCCTCGAAATCGAACAGCAAGTGCAACCGGGTTCCGCCACCGTATCGAGCGACGAAATTGCATTTACGCCGCGGGCCAAGAAAGTCCTCGAACTGGCGGTCGAGGAAGCGCGCCGGTTCAATCACAGCTACATCGGCACGGAACACATCCTGCTCGGACTCCTCAAGGAAGGCGAAGGCATCGCGGCGAAGGTGCTCCAGGACATGAAGGTCGACCTGGGCCGCATCCAGGCGGAAGTCATCCGCCTCCTGGGCGACCAGGGCCGGTCCACTGGTCCCGAGGCCCAGACCAGCAAGAAATCGCAGACCCCCGCGCTGGATACGTTTGGGCGCGACCTGACCCAATTGGCGCGGGAGGGCAAGCTGGACCCGGTCATTGGCCGCGAAGCCGAGATAGAACGCGTCATCCAAGTGCTCAGCCGCCGGACGAAAAACAACCCCGTGCTCATTGGCGAGGCCGGCGTCGGTAAGACGGCCATCGTCGAGGGGCTGGCCCAGGCCATCGTCAACGCGGACGTACCCGACCTGCTCCTGGGCCGCCGCGTGCTCACCCTCGACCTCGCGGGCGTCGTCGCAGGCACCAAGTACCGCGGTCAGTTCGAGGAACGCCTCAAGTCCGTCATGAAGGAGATCCGCCGCGCGGACAACATCATCCTCTTCATCGACGAACTGCACACCATCGTGGGCGCGGGCGCCGCCGAGGGGGCGGTAGACGCCGCAAACATGCTCAAGCCGTCCCTGGCGCGGGGCGAACTCCAGTGCATCGGCGCCACCACGATGGACGAGTACCGCAAGCACATCGAGAAAGACGCGGCGCTGGCGCGCCGCTTTCAGACCATCATCGTGGACCAGCCCACGGTCGACCAGACCATCGAGATTATCAAGGGGCTGCGCGACAAGTACGAAGCGCACCACCGCGTCAAGTTCGACGACCAGGCCGTCGTGGCCGCGGCGCGCATGTCGCATCAGTACATCACGGACCGGTTTCTGCCCGACAAGGCCGTCGACGTTATCGACGAGGCCGGCAGCCGCGCGCGCCTGCAGATTACGACGCGCCCCGCCGAACTGAAAGAGATGGAGCGCCAAATCGAAGAAGTCACCCACGAGAAGGAACAGGCCATACGCCGGCAGGAATACGAGAAAGCGGCCAAACTGCGCGACCAGGAACGCCAGTTGATCGCCCGCCTCGAAGACCGGAAACGCGACTGGGAGCGCCGCCGCGATTCCGCCGAACACGTGGTAACGGCGGAAGATATCGCGTACATCGTTTCGAAATGGACCGGCATCCCCCTTACCAAACTGGAAGAAAAGGAATCCGAACGGCTCTTGCGCATGCGTGAAGAGTTGCACTGTTCGGTCGTCGGCCAGAACGAAGCCATCGACGCCATCACCCGCGCGATCCAGCGCTCGCGCGCGGGGCTCCGCAAGATCGACCGTCCCGTCGGCTCGTTCCTGTTCCTCGGCCCGACGGGCGTGGGCAAGACCTTCCTGGCGAAAATGCTGGCGAAGTTCCTCTTCGGCAGCGAGGACGCGCTCATCACCATCGACATGTCCGAGTACATGGAACGGTTCGCGGTCTCTCGTCTTGCGGGCGCGCCGCCGGGGTATATCGGCTACAACGAGGGCGGCCAACTGACGGAGCAGGTCCGGCGACGCCCCTATTCGGTCGTCCTCTTCGACGAAATCGAAAAAGCGCATCCCGACGTGTTCAACACGCTGCTCCAGGTCCTGGAAGAGGGTCAGATGACCGACGCCACCGGCCGCCGGGTCGATTTCCGCAATACGGTGGTCGTCATGACCAGCAATATCGGCGCGCGGCGCATCCGGCAGCACACCACCGTCGGTTTCCAGCGGGAAGGCGGCGAAGAGGAATACGGCCGCATGCGCGAGCGGGTCCTCGATGAAGTCAAGAAAGTGTTCAATCCCGAATTCCTGAACCGGGTCGATGAAGTGCTGGTCTTCCACCACCTGACGGCAACGGAGATGCTCCAAATAGTTGACATCCAGGTCGCCGAGGTGGTAGAACGGCTTGCTGAGAAGGATTTGCTGTTGAACCTCACTCAGGAGGCGAAGGAGTACCTCGTCCGCGTGGGGAGCAACGAGGAGTACGGCGCGCGGCCGTTGCGGCGCGCGGTACAGCAGCAGTTGGAAGACCCCTTGGCGGAGTTGTTGTTGAAAGGCGGGTTGGAAGCGGGGACGGCCATCGAGATCCGGCCCTCCGATACGGAGGACGCCTTGGTTTTCGAGCCCGTCGTGCGCAGTGCGGAAGGTGTAGCCCCTTGAGAACTTTGGCTCTCGCTATCGGTTTCTCACTTGTCAGTTGGTGCGTCTCTTCGCAAGAACAGACGCCCGCTCCCCCACAGATTACGGCGGTCCATATTCAGGGGCTCGAACGCGTGGCCGAGCAGGTCGTGCGCGCCAAGCTCGAAGTGCAACCCGGCCAACCCTATCAGCCCCGGGCCGTGGCCCGCGACATCCGCCGCCTCTACGAACTGGGCCATTTCGCCAACATCAAGGTGGACGCCCAGCCGGACGGCGCCGGGGTCGCGCTCACGTATCAACTCGAAGAGAAGCGCGCCATCGACGAGGTGCGCATTATCGGCAATAAGAAACTGAGCGAGCGCCGCATCCGGGGGGTGCTCTCCTGGCGCGAAGGCGATACCTTCGTGGCGGACGGATACGAACAGGAACGCGAGGCCATTCTCGACCTCTATGCGAGCAAAGGCTTCGCGAACGCCACCGTGGACATCGTGGCCGAGGAGGCCGGACCCTCTCGCGTGCGGGTCACGTACAATATCGATGAAGGCAGGAAAGCGCGCATCCGCAGCATCAGCTTTGTCGGCAACGACACCCTCGCCACCCGCCGCCTGCAGAAAATCATGAAGACCCGAAAGGCCATCTGGTTCGTCGGCGGCCGCTTCAACGAGGACAAGTTCGAGCAGGACCTGCAGGAGATTCTCGCCGCCTACGGCGACAAGGGCCGCCTCGAAGCCGCCATCCCGCGCACGGAAATCACCTTCTCCGACAACGGCAAGGGCATGCACATCACGGTCTATCTGACCGAAGGCCCCGAGTACACCGTGGAAACCGTCCAGATCGCCGAGAATATCGTCTACGACGAGGACGAAATCCGCGGACTCATCGCGGTGGAAGAAGGGGATGTGCACAACAAGAGTCAGGTGACCGCGGACGCGGAACTGGTCGCCAAGGGCTACCAGGACAGCGGGTATGTCAACGCCCAGGTCACGCCGCAGGTCACGCTGGACCGGGAAAGCAAGACCACCCATGTGGTCCATCAGGTCAGCGAGGGCGACCTCAAATACATTCGTGAAATCCGCATCACCGGCAACGAAGTCACCAAAGACGAAGTGATCCGCCGGCAGATGCTGCTGCGGCCCGGCGACCGCTTCGACGGCAGCGCCGTGCAGCTCAGTCAGCGCCGCCTCGACAATACCCGTTACTTCGACACGACCCGAATTACGCTCAGCGACGTGCTGGAAGACGATATGTGGACCAACTTGCTGGTCGATGTCGAGGAAGGCGACACCGGCACCTTCAATTTCGGCGCGGGCTACAGCACGGAAGACAAGTTCGGCGGCTTTGCCGAATTGCGGCTCACGAATGTCGATATCACCAACTGGCCCAAGTTCTCAGGCGGCGGCCAGCAGCTTTCGTTACGCCTCAATACCGGCGACCGCCACGACACCTATTCGCTCAGTTTCACCGACCCCGAAATCTGGGGGTATCCCCTCTCGTTCGGGTTCGACGTGTACGACGACAGCTACCGCTACAGCGGCACAAGCTACCGTGAAGACCAGGCGGGCGGCCAACTCCGCTTCGGAAAGGTGCTCTCGCCGTTCCTGACGACGCGCTGGAGTCTCCGGTACCAGGATACGGAGATATCCGACGTGCCCTTCGAGTTCCTGGTCAACCCCGAATTGCGCGAGATTTCCAGGGACAGCACGACCATCAGCACGGCCTGGAGCATCGAGCGCAACACCGTCGACAACGTGCGCGACGCCACCAGCGGCGCCGACCACATCTTTACCCTGGAACTTGCCGGCCTGGGCGGCGACAATGAGTTCGTCAAGGTGGACCAGGACTCGACCTGGTACTGGTCTCTCTCGGAAGAAAACAAGTGGGTCCTCTCGCTGCGCTCGCGGCATGGGTGGGTCACGCCCTACGGCGGTTCGGACTATGTGCCGCTCCAGGACCGGTATTTCGCGGGCGGCAGTTCAACCGTGCGCGGCTACGATAACCGTGACATCGGCCCGCGGACCCACGGATATCTCTGGTGGGGCGATGAATACGCCATCGGCGGCGAGCTGCGCATGTTGACCAGCGTCGAAGTGAAGTACAAAGTCAGCGATTTGCTGCGCCTCTACGCCTTCGTCGATTCGGGCGGCGTCTGGGAGGAAGCGGGCGATTTTGGCTTCGGCGACGTCAAATACAGCGCCGGCCTGGGTATTGGAATGGATGTGCCCCGGCTCGGGCCGTTCCGGCTTGACTACGGCATTCCCATCAATCCCGACGATGATCAGGGCAGCGGACGCCTGCATCTGACTACCGGGTTCCGCTTCTAGACCGCGCCGGGAATTTGCAGGGTTTGAACGCAAAGTGCTATAATTTCGGCCGTTCACCTGCTTCTTCCCAAGCCTTAAGGAAAGCAAGGGGGCTTTATTACCTTCAATAGCCCCAAGAGAAGGATGATTGGCCGTGTCGAAAACTTGCTATCTCGCACTGCTGGCAGCATTAGTGACCGGATTGTTCGCACCGGCTGTGGCGAATGCCCAGGATGCCGGCGCGGCATCCGGCGGTTTCAAGATCGGTATCGTCGATTTCCGCTATCTCCTGACCGCCTACAACAAGCGTGAAGCCGAATACGCGAAACTCCAGAGAGAAGTCGACGAACTGCAGAAGGGCATCGACGCCCTCGCCGATGAGGTCGAAAAGCTCAAAGCGCAGTATGATGCGCAGGTCGACAATATGGCCGCCGACGAACGGCGCGCGCTCGAGGAGCGCATCGAAGGGCTCGCCGCCGATTTCCGCGCGGAACTTGCCAAGCGCCAGCGGACTATTGACCGCAAGGAAAAAGAAGTCGTCGAGGGCTTAATCGCCGATATCAAGGCTGTTATCGAAGAAATCGCCGTCAGCGAGAACTATCACCTCATTCTCGACGCAAATTCCCCCAATCCGCCCCGGGGCGGGGTCTTGTTCTTCAGCAAGACCCTGGATATCACCCCAAAGGTGGAGGCTCGCCTCAACAAGTAACCTGGAACGACACCCGATACCGTAAATGGCCGCCGCAACGGCATGGCGCCCCTTCTGGACCGAAGGAGGGGCGTACTCACATAAGCAGCCGGCCAGACCTCTCGAAGTACAGGGGAGAGGAAGAATCTTACTCGTGGAGACAACCGCAGCCCACATAGCCGAATGGGTCGGCGGACGTGTCGCCGGAGACCCGGACCTCGTCCTGACAGGCGTGAACGGCCTCCGCGAAGCTCGCCCGGGCGAGCTGTCTTTCGTGCGGGAAACCCGGTACCTGCCCTTGCTCGCCACGACCCGGGCCTCCGCCGTGCTGGTCGCTGAAGAAACGCCCGGCTGCGCGGTCACCCAGATTATCGTGGCCCAGCCGGAACTGGCGTTCCTTCAAGTCTTGCAGCGTCTGGGCAAACCCCTCGCCCCCCGCCTGGAAGGGGTGCACCCCGCCGCCGTTATCGGAAAAGACGTAACGCTCGGCCCCGATGTAGCCATCGACGCATTCGTCCGCATCGGCGACGGCGCCCATATCGGCGCGCGCGCCGTGTTACACGCAGGCGTGTACATTGGTCAGGGTGCCGAGATCGGCGCGCAGACATTAATTTACCCTAACGTCACGATACGCGAATACTGTAAAATAGGCGAACGCTGCATCCTGCACGCAAACGCGGTCATAGGCAGCGACGGGTTCGGTTTTGTTGCGGCTGAGGGACAATGGGTCAAGGTGCCGCAGGTGGGGTGTGTCGTGCTGGGCGATGATGTCGAGGTAGGCAGCAACACGGCCATCGACCGGGCCACGTTTGGGGAAACGCGTGTCGGCCGGGGCACGAAAATTGACAATCTCGTGCAGATTGGTCACAATGTTGAGATAGGCGAAAACTGTGTGATCGCCGGAAAGGTGGGCATAGCCGGCAGCGCCATTATCGGCAATCACGTGCAGATTGGCGCACAGGCCGGCATCAAAGGGCATCTCGAAATCGGCGATGGCGCCAGAATCGGCGCCCGCGCCGGTGTTACCGGGTCGATACCCGCAGGAGCTACCGTGTCGGGTTTCCCCGCCATAGACCATAACCAACAACGGCGCGTGCTGGTGGCACAGACGCACCTGCCCGAGATGGGGCGCCGCCTCCGCCAGGTGGAACGCCGCGTGGACGAGTTGGAACAACGAAGCCATGAGTAAACAACGGACCATTGCCAATGAAGTGTCTTTCTCGGGCATAGGCTTGCACCAGGGCACCCTGACGACCGTCACGTTCCTGCCCGCGCCCGCCAACAGCGGCATCGTCTTCCGGCGCGTTGACCTGCCCGGGAGCCCACCGATCCCGGCGGACATCGACCACGTGATCGACGTGTCCCGCGGCACCACCATCGGCATTGGCGACGCCCACGTGCATACCGTCGAGCACGCCCTCTCCGCCATGGTCGGGCTCGGCGTCGATAACCTCGTCGTGGAACTGGACGGCGACGAGGTTCCCAACGGCGACGGCAGCGCCCTGCCCGTGATGACCACCCTGTTGAAAGCGGGCATCGTCGAACTGGACGCCGAGAAGCTGTACATTACCGTGGACCGGCCCGTGTACTACCGCCAGGACGATGTGACCCTCAGCGTGCTGCCGTCGGACGACCTGCGGGTGACCATGACCATCGCTTACGACCACGTGGCCATCGGGACCCAATACGCTTCGTTCAACATCGACGAAACCACCTACCGCGAACAGATAGCCCCCGCCCGCACGTTCTGCTTCCTGCGCGAAGTCAAGATGCTCCAGGAAAAAGGCCTGATCAAGGGCGGCAGCCTCGAGAGCGCCGTCGTCATCGGCGACGAGAGCATCCTCAATGAGGACCTGCGTTTCGCGGACGAATTCGTCCGCCACAAGATTCTCGACCTGCTCGGCGACATGTACCTGCTCGGGCGGCCCGTGCGCGGGCACATCGTCGGCGTCAAGGCCGGCCACGAGAAGAACGTTCTGTTTTCCCGGCAAATCCGCAAGGCCTACCTCAACGGCAACGGCGCCGCGCGCCACCTCAAGGACCTGAAGGACTACCGCGTCACGCGGCGCTCCGAACCGGCCCTGGACGTCAACAAGATCATGCGGATCCTGCCCCACCGCTACCCGTTCCTGCTCGTGGACCGCGTCCTGAGCTTCGAGCCGTTCAAGAAAGTCACGGGCATCAAGAACGTCACCGTCAATGAGCCCTTCTTTCAGGGCCACTGGCCCGACACGCCGGTCATGCCGGGCGTCCTGATTCTGGAAGCGATGGCGCAAGTCAGTTCCGTGCTCATCTTCGGCGAAGATGGCGAACCTCACGGGAAACTGGCGTTCTTCATGGGCGTGGACAACGCCAAGTTCCGGCGCACGGTCGTCCCCGGCGACCAGCTCTTCATCGAGTCGGAGATGCTCCATTTCCGCCACAACGCCTGCCGCGCCAAGGCGCGCGCATACGTCGATAATGACCTGTGCGCGGAAGCCGTCATGTCCTTCAGCCTCATGGATATCGAGGACTAAGCGCCGAGGCGGGCCCCGGGCCGGGTCAAGGGCCGCCATTTCTCTCCCCCGCCGCCGCACGGGTTGCCCCGGTGTGCGGCAGTCAACAGATGCTTCGCATGTTCGACGCCGCGCAGGCAGTATGCCGCCACCAGCGCCTCCCGCTGGGCTTCGTCAAGGTCGCCGCAACGGCCCAGCACGCGCAGGCGCGCCTGACGCGCCTGATACAGCGCTATCCCGGCCGCCACGGAGATATTGAAGCTGCGCGTAAACCCGGGCATGGGGATTACCAGGCGCACATCGGCCTGCGCAAGCACTTCGGCCGTCACACCGTCGCGTTCGCCGCCAAAAACAAGGGCCGTGGGCGCGTCAACGCCGTAATCGGCAATCGGCTGGGCATCCTCCATGCACATGGCCGCGATGCGGAACCCCTGCGCGCGCAGGCAGGCCAGGCAGGCCCGCGTCGTGGCCCAGCGGCGGACATCTATCCATTTCTCCGCGCCTTGCGTCACCCGGTTGGCCAGCTTGAACTTCTCCTGGGAATCGATGACGTGCANNNNNNNNNNNNNNNNNNNNNNNNNNNNNNNNNNNNNNNNNNNNNNNNNNNNNNNNNNNNNNNNNNNNNNNNNNNNNNNNNNNNNNNNNNNNNNNNNNNNATGTGCCGGACCACGCTCAGGTCGTGGCCGATGAACAGATAGGTAAGCCCGAACCGGGCCTGCAGGTCTTCGAGCAGGTTCAAGATCTGCGCCTGGACCGAGACATCGAGCGCCGAGACCGGCTCGTCCGCGACGATGAGGTCCGGCTCGACCGCCAGCGCGCGCGCGATACCCAGGCGCTGCCGCTGCCCGCCGCTGAACTCGTGGGGATACCGGTGCGCCGCCTCCGGCGACAGGCCGACCAGCCCGAGCAGTTCGTCGACCCGCTCGCGGCACGCCGCGCCCCGGCGCAACCCGTGCGCGCGCAGCGCCTCCGACAACACCGAATACACCGTCATCCGCGGATTCAGCGAGCCGAACGGGTCCTGGAAAATGATCTGGATGCGCTTGCGCAGCCGCCGCAACGCGCGCCGGTTCAGTTGCGTCACGTCGTTTCCGTCGAATACGACGCGCCCGGCCGTCGGCTCGATCAGCCGCAGGATGCACCGGCCCGCCGTTGTCTTGCCGCTGCCGCTCTCGCCGACGAGGCTGAGCGTCCTGCCGCACGGAATGCCGAAACTGATCCCGTCCACGGCGCGCACCTGCGCCGCAACGCGCGAAAACACCCCCTTCCGCACCGGGAAGTGCTTCACCAGGCCCTCGACTGTCAATAACTCGTTTGCCATGGTCTCTACGGTCCCGTCCGACTCGTCCGGCCTTTCCCGCCGCTTCGGCAGGTCACTCCCGTCTAGCGGATCCTTCCTCCTTGTGCAGCCAGCAGGCACTACTGTGCTGCCCGGCGACTTCGAACAAAGGCGGCTCCTGTTCGCGGCAGACGGGCATGGCGTGCGCACAGCGAGGATGGAACCGGCAGCCCGCGGGGAAGTCCGTGGCGGCGGGCACCGTGCCCGGAATGGTGTGCAGCCGCTTGTGCGGCTCCTGCATGCTCGGCAGCGACTGGAACAATCCCTGCGTATAGGGGTGCCGCGGCGCGCGGACCAGTTCCTCGACGCGCGCCGCTTGCTCAACCTTCTTGCCCGCATACATGACGACGACCTCGTGCGCCATCTCGGCGACAATGCCAAGGTCGTGCGTGATGAGCAGGATCGACATGCCGAGGTCCGCCTGAAGCTGGCGGAGCAGATCAAGAATCTGCGCCTGGATCGTCACGTCGAGCGCGGTGGTCGGCTCGTCCGCGATGAGCAGTTTCGGGCCGCACGCGAGCGCCATGGCGATCATGACGCGCTGCAGCATGCCGCCCGACATCTCGTGCGGGAAATCGTCGATGCGCTGTTCCGCGGCGGGGATGCCCACGCGCTGTATCAGCGCAAGCGCGCGGCGGCGCGCCTCCTCCTTATCCAGTCCTTCGTGCAGACGCAGCACGGCCCCAATCTGAGCGCCGACGCGGAATACGGGGTTCATCGACGTCATCGGCTCCTGGAACACCATCGAGATCGCGCTGCCGCGCAGCAGGCGCATTTCGGGTTCGGGCAGCGTGAGCAGGTCGCGGCCCTCGAACAGCACCTGGCCGCCCTCGATACGGCCCGGCGGCGCCGGAATCAGCCGGAGAATGGACATGGCCGTGACGCTCTTGCCGCAGCCGCTCTCGCCCACGAGCGCGAGCGTCTTGCCCGCGGGGACGTCGAACGACACGTCGTCCACGGCCTTGGCGACGCCCTGGTCGGTGTGAAAATAGGTCCGTAAATTGCGGACGCTCACTATCGGCCCGTTCTGGATCATTCCGCGCGACTCATGGCTGGATACTTCAGCAAAATACTTGCCGGGGCGCGGCTATAGTACCTTTTCCGCATGGACACACCCAAACAGCGCGGGTGACTGCCGCGACCCGGCGTGCCAAAATATGGTCCAAGCCTTGATCCGGGCGCTTGCCCCGTTCAGAATGAGCCGGACCTTGGCCGCGTGTTCGCGCGGTTTCCGGGAGGAGGTATCCATGCGTGTGGCGATGCTTGCTGTTTCGATATTGACGGCGGTTTCCACCGCCGCGGCGCAGGACGATTCCCTGCTGTCGTTCCGCGCGCCCGCGTTCCCGCTCGTGGCCCATGACCCCTATTTCAACGTGTGGTCGCAGGCGGACCGGCTCACGGACGCGTGGCCAACGCATTGGACGGGCGCGACGATGGCCCTGTGCGGCCTCGCGCG belongs to Candidatus Hydrogenedentota bacterium and includes:
- a CDS encoding ABC transporter ATP-binding protein, yielding MIQNGPIVSVRNLRTYFHTDQGVAKAVDDVSFDVPAGKTLALVGESGCGKSVTAMSILRLIPAPPGRIEGGQVLFEGRDLLTLPEPEMRLLRGSAISMVFQEPMTSMNPVFRVGAQIGAVLRLHEGLDKEEARRRALALIQRVGIPAAEQRIDDFPHEMSGGMLQRVMIAMALACGPKLLIADEPTTALDVTIQAQILDLLRQLQADLGMSILLITHDLGIVAEMAHEVVVMYAGKKVEQAARVEELVRAPRHPYTQGLFQSLPSMQEPHKRLHTIPGTVPAATDFPAGCRFHPRCAHAMPVCREQEPPLFEVAGQHSSACWLHKEEGSARRE